Sequence from the Helianthus annuus cultivar XRQ/B chromosome 13, HanXRQr2.0-SUNRISE, whole genome shotgun sequence genome:
CTTTCGAGCTGACTAACATCCTTCGAACAGATTGCCATCCTTCGTGCCATGATTAAATCCTTCGATGGATAATTTGGATCCTTCGAAGAGTTCAACACTTAGAATTTTtccaagaaattgaaaattttctaagtgtggaatTCCTTGTTGACTGTTTTGACTTTTTCTTATTACGTGTCTATGTTTGATGAAcagaaatggcaccaaaagtaGCGAAAAAGGAACGGgcaaagccaacaaagaaggTGAAATCGGAGCTTgaagctatgtctgaatctagacataacatggctgcATATTTACAACCGGAAGGCAGTATCAGTCCGGAGTTTACTGGAATCATGGAGTATCTTCATAGGGCGCGTATCAATTATGCTATCACGACACAGCACATTGCCTATCAGTCGCACATCAAGGCGTTTTGGAGTTCAGCTGTGATTGAAACGGTAGAGAATAAGGAAGTGATCAGGGCAACAGTTGCTGAAAAACCCGTGGTTATTACAGAAAACACTATCAGAGAACGTCTACGGCTTGGAGATCAACCGGAAGATCCTACTTCTATAGATTTACAATGTCAACGGGGGTTACTGATGAGACTGCGGTACAGTGACGACGTTCTTGCCAATCAGatcaacaagaagtatatgccgcttcgatacaagCTCTTGTTGCATATCCTTATTCATTGCCTGAGCAACAAGCGTTCTGGGTATGATCTGTCACCAATCGATTTAACTGGATTGTTTACGGCTCTGATTCTGAACAAGTCGTTCAACATATCTCGCTATATCTTCGACAATCTAAAGGAAAATGCTCGAAGGCCCCTTCCATCAGCAACACAGCGAACATCCACCAAATTCTGGCTATATCCCAGATTTCTGCAGATGATGATAGacgatcagattcctgatcttccaaaggctgaagcagatgttctacctgttaatccaatgaatgagcgtactctgctgatattcaagtccatggccgcctataaggaatcggatccaattaggaaacttattggtcatcttgatattcctaactacgaggcaccgcagcacaacaaatggcgtcgagacgcgagcgattctgataatgaagagccaaagttaatcgctttggctgatacgcagctcggggctaaacatggaatcaaagcaacaaggaagtctgctggcagttctagtgctaCAGCACGTGTTGAGGTTGATGTAAATGTTGCTGCTAAGGAGGCTCAGGAAATGTCTGTAGATCCTGATGCTCGTGTTGgtactggtggtgatggtggtgctgtggttgttgaaacaggtggtagtacaggtggagatggtggtgatgCTGGTCAGTCTGGTACTGTTGCGACTGACAAGGGTAAAGGTAAAGTAGATCAGCCGAGGAAGCGAGTTGATGAAAGCAGCTCgtcttctgaagaggaaggaggttctgATGGCGATGATTcatcttctgaggatgataatcctcctcctccagggatgagaaaagtctttgataaacgcgGGAACCCCCGGTTTGTGCGTATAAAGAAGACGGGTAGTACTGGAGAATCTGACCAGGATGAAGATTATACGCTTACTTCTTCGGGTTTTCTTAAGAAGAGGAAGGCAAAAAGGCAGGATGTTCGTTCATCAAAGAAAGCTGCTGGTGATTCCTCTATTCCAGTTTCTGttcagccttcatctgctcctgagcagCAGTTTCCTCCCTCTGGTGATCAATTTACTGCTTCAGAGACGCTGGAGCTtatgtcttctcctcagaggtcttctgggacacaccaggtgactgttgatcaacagccacctgaaactcccgcctcaggtacacatgctcgaccccctctcactattactggtcctacaggtgcttcgggtcaggctggtcagtctggttcttcaagacctgagccttcgcgaccaactctggcagaaaccttatctggattttctgaagctgacaagatacaattcctgattgaacaagtcagtgaattgggttctATAGTTGGTCGACACACACGAACAATTGAAGAATATCGTGTCCAGCGAAAACAAGATGTAATGGCACACAACCAGCTGTGTTCAATTGTTGAAGCTCAGAATATCAAGATCAAGGAACAGGCCGAGGAAATTGAAAGGTTAAAAGAGGCAAACAAGGCAAGAGATAGGGAGGtcgaaattatgaaaaggcatagtACTAACTTGGAGACTCAGGCAAAAGCGTTAAGGGAGAAGGTCAGTAGTCGCGATGATAGACTAATGGAAGCCTTCAAACCCATGTATGCAAACTTCAACAAGATTCATTCCAAGGTTGGTACATTATGGAGTGAGAGGTGCAGTACCTTAGGGATAGTTCcctcaaggcgtgaggatgataaagatgatgatgcagctaatccagatcaaacaactgcctcaggttccggtgcaactgcatccggtgctgcaggtggatCTGGTACACCTCAAGACACTCCTTctgctcctccaacagctacCACTGGCCCATCAGAACAGACAGAAACACTGGAAACGTCTAAAGGGCCTGAACATATTAGCCTGGAACCAGAAACATttgcagatctccctgaatcctcaggtTCTCAGAAGTATCATCCTGTCACGGGTGAATTGCTAgaagagggagagtttatttCTGAAATGTCTGATGAACAAATACTGATCTTGACTGATTTGGATGAAGTTGCTGTGAgtatgattgatgctactccgttggaacaggatcaaactgatttctctacaattgaagaaatcttcatcagttctgatcctgatcgtcctgtatatgttggaaaggacaatgcggaggtgaatgcccttgatgatgattttgtggctgaaaagactgcagagttcgccaatctttcttctgattcaccaacagctcaagaaaaccgtgagaaaatagtgaatgaatggcgagcggatttccttgctaggaatcctcctccgctcgctccgttggacCAGGTTAACTATATGAGGCTGGAGAAGAATCGGGCTCGGGGTCGCATTATTAGTTGGATGTTCGTCAAGgaacttcactgcatggtcgtgaaaagagaaactggtcttcagtatttcagaactctcctcagtattctctcacttccgtactatgatgttgcagtgttagctcaactagatgttatcaatcgagaagaagaaaagatggtggatctctttgctaagaaaatcaggttggaaaggagaaggggttggaaggatcctctgtacaagccacagtttcccagatacgagcagatcagatttacacttgatccagaaacGAACACTGCTCGTTATCGTTTGGTATATGATCCTCccaaagtgatgaagaagataccgttgctaaagatgaagaccgactttcttggaAACTTCCGTTGCTGGGTCTACGATGCAGATACTGGTGAAGCTGTGATCCTATTCAGAGATAATCAGGAGAACTTtagaataatagatccgatgtggattactaacatgtccagatcggatatttttgttctgaaggatcatgagataaactacttggttcgggatcgagatcaagctatgaagtttcagaagatggccttgtactgcttcaatctgctggtcaacgcaggaagtgcatggtcatctcATCATCTAACAgtggaaaggacgtcagagacttaagacacgaagaccgagacaaagctacagccaagggggagtttgttggtgcacttgtgtctgtactttgtctgtattttgtattgtataaaacgatgtcttttgtctgttgtgtttacgtcttttgttgtatttgtttaagtgtttgactgtatgtttgaccaagtcaaccatcctcctggtttgacttggccaaacagtcaacactttgtgtttaatatgtatgcttcgaaggatgtcatcgaaggatgtattgtatccttcgatgacctcgaaagacatctttcgatggacacatatggacctcgaaggatatatcatccttcgaggtatgtatggatccttcggagTCTTTCGATGgacattctggtcgatagatgatccttcgaccagaactccttatccttcgtgcatgtcaactgttatgggtatatatatcccatgtaggTTTCACTTCACAGAAGTTATTGCAAGTCATTCAGAGATATTGTGAGAGCAttgtgagtgaaccaaggtcttgtaagagagcatttcagtttggtcaagggctgtaaccgtgtccactgaaatacaagagaaaactttgatatattgcttgtctactctttctcttgttactttgctttcatctaaactatcggtttgcactctagcttggattccgcacttgctagagtgttaaacataacaaggaataggtttatcctcaacctccgagggacctacaacaTCTTCAAGGTTACGTTTAATGTTTTCGAACTTTGACGGATCTTGTTCATTAACATCAATAGGATCTGGCGTAACACTGTCACCCATCACAGATTGAGATTCCTGAAACTTATTAAAGCAAAACTATCAGTTTGATGATTATATTTTCATTGTAGAGTAAAAAAATGTAAagcataacaaaaaaaaataccttTGATAAACTTTTCACATTACCAACTGAATCGGACAAACATTGAACATTTGACTCAGACACATCAGACTGCAAAAATTCAGAACAGTCTCAATATATGAATACAGAAACGTAAATATAATAATTGAAGTATTACTATGTTTGGAAGAAAATAATAACCTCATTAATTTTCCATTTTTTCTCCGGAGCAGAAAGTAGATCCTCATCGGAAGATAACATTGAAATTCCATAGTTTTCTATCTTGTTGGAAATGTTAAAACTGGAAATTTTGATTTGAAAAGCAAACGTTTTGTTCAACAACACATCAAACTCAGATGGAAGTGACTGAAACGATCCTTCGTTTGAAGTGTCAACCTGTATAATGGGTTGaaattaataacatatatatctGTTGTTTAATAATAAACTAATAACATTTCTCAGAATGAAAACTAATTGTACCTTTGAGTAAATATCAAGTAGTTCTTTCGAGGTTTTCTTCAAAAGCTTAGTAGATTCATAATCAAACAACGTACAGGAAACCGTTCCGGTGGAATCCTGAACCCTTAGAGGTATCTTGTATCTATTATATGATAAAATGTTAATAACTGGTAAGAAAAAAAAggtatatgaaattatatttgaCATTTAAAAGTAACTATAAAAAATGAATAGATACCGATGAACAGGAACAATGTCAACAACATCACAATCCGGGTTTATACACTCAAAAGACTTGTCATCCAATACGTCAAAGCTGCCATCATCTTTCTCAACCAACTCACATTTCTCTTCAATTTGCTTCTTACAATGATTGCATGATAAATAATACCAAGGCTTATCATTTGAAATTGCTATAACAGTACCAACAATGATAACCTTTTTCTCCTAATAAGTAGATTGAGTAATAGTGAGGAATAAAtatgataaaataaataagatacAATAACCTTTTTTTTAATGTATACCACATCAATTGAAGCAATAAAACCGGTCAACAAAAAATCTTCAACATTTAGAAACTCATCTTCTGTATTCGATATCACTTGAGAGCATGACTGTTTACTGGTAGATGATTTAGATAACTCCTTCTCAAGATACCTATAAcagtaaaatatattaaaaaaattaattaaatttaaaacgaataataaaataataaagatGTACCTGTCTTTGAATTCTTTTATCTCATGAATATCAGAATTTATGAAGACACGACTTGCTTCAAACATGTTAGTAAGGCCAACTTTACCTTACCTGATTATAACGGACATGTTTATTAAATGatacataaaaaaattaattatgtCGACATTGTTAAAATAAGTTGTCAAAAATATAATTAATACCTTGATAAATATTCACTGTGCCAAAATGAACAAGTATAACAACATGAGCAGGGCGGTTTTTATCATTCATGTAGTTTGACAAAGTAATTGCATAATTTTCCCACAACGTTACACTAATCTTCTGATCTCtgtataaataatatttttaaatttaatatcaaaagaatatattaatatatatataaataaaaatagatatattatcgtgttgtttataaaataattactCAAGATCCTTTAGGGTTATGTCCATTCTCTTTGTTTTAGATCCATCCTTCCTATTTGCATCTTCAATAGGATATGAGACAACCAAATAACCGATGAAATCTTACCTATTGGTGTATTCACCTCAACTTTTTTACTCAACACAGATTTAAAATTAGTGAATTTAAAAAAGTACAGAGGACCAGACCAGTTATCAGTTTTCAGAAAAGACGTGAAAGCATACAAAGATAGCTTCTGATCTTTCCAGTAACCTTAATCTTGGTTGTATCTTTGGCTAGAGATGGTTTGTGAATCAATAAACAGTCATCAACTACCAAAAATTTAAGGAACCGTTTGAAAAGCTTATGTAAACAGCTACATTGAATGAACGAACCTTGAAATAGTAAATATATATAATGACTTTTAGATCATGAACATGTAAAACTATTGTTAAAAATAGGATATTAATAAAGATATAAGAACATTAAAATATGTTACCTCTTCATCCATCAACAACATGTCAACTCGATAGATCTGGTTTTCATAACCATTCATTTTTTTATCCCACATGGATATGATCTTAGCTTTGATGGTATAGTTGGTGGAATGAGCATTAAGTGACCTGAACATAGTAATCTGATTGTTCTTCATTTGACTGGTAAACAAATAAAATGTCAGTACATGACTCTCATTCTGTTTTATATGATAATGAAGAAAATAATTGAAAACAGGGAAAATGGTTTACCTTAAAAAGTCGAAAACCAAAGCAcaagaaagaaaaacaaattgAATGTGAATACAACTCTTAAACATTGACGTCTTCTTTATAGAATTCAAAATGAGTAACTTATGGAATAACTTGAACATATTTTTGGAAGTTATAAATcatttacaaaaatataaatttgaGAGAAGGTATTTTCGGTTACGGTATTAATTTCCTAATATATTTGTATTCATTTCCTATTCAATCTCATTAGTTCAAACAAAAGAATTTATACCTACCAAACATATCTATATGTAACATAATCTATATGAATGCTATTTTGCACATTAACAAAATGAGTGATCATATCAACcagaaaaaataaattttaatcaATAGGAAATTTTTTCAATGATCAAATTAACTTCATACTATAAACCATGTATACATTTTTTAGGATATTGAACTCCCCCAAATAATTTAATGTACACATAAAGAAATTTCAATAGTTTTTTTTATGATATCAGAGTTAAAAACAAAACTGTACCTACAAAGAgttttcaaaacatcataacatcATCTGTACAATATGACATTTCATCATTTCAGCGTAAACAGAATCCGGTGACATGAGGCAAAATCTGAGGATAAAATGTAAAGACAAACAATGTTAGTAATCTAGGTAAAGACGGTAGAATCTTTGATTTACAAAGATATGTGCATCCATTGACAAACATCAGTACCTATGAAGGAAAAACAACTTAAACCCTAATTTCTTACACAGATGAACAATATTGAAAACAAATATAAATTAAACAGGATTAACGAAATAATCACAGAAAATAAACCGCATAAATTACTCTTTTCACATTGTTATTAACATAAAAACAGACAAATTCGTTGGATATCAAAAATAACATTGTTAAAACCTAATAAACCTCAACTAAAAGAAGAATTTTAAAAAAGAATGATAGTAAATGAATGCTAATTGCGTATGTTTAAGTTCGGAGACGCTCCTTTAAGTTCCGATGCTGAATCCGAACATGAATCTTCGGCTGAGAAGAGCAGCGCTAGAAAGAAAATAAAACGATTTAGGGTTTGTAAGTATGAAATGAGGAGAGTGAATGATTTAGGTCTTTTAGGTACCTTATATACCCGGGTCAAAAAACCGGGTATGGATAACCAATTCCAGACCCCGTGCGTAAACATAAGATGTCTCTTACTTTTCCCGCCAAAAACACAATTTGGTTGCACAATCAAAGGACACGTGTCCCACACTTTgttcatatattatatatatagatatagatcaTGTGGCATTAGTTAGAGTTTTTTATTATATTTAGATTAGATACTAATTTACGGTGTATATTTATTTGATGTATTTccttaaaaaatatttttaagttTTATGACAGCTTTATCATATTTTAAAAAGTACACTTTTAAGTTCTATGATAATTTATCATATTTTAAAAAGTACAACGACTTTATACATCTAACTTCgaaattttgtgttatttttgtttgttAACAAGAAAACTTTACCTTTTAAGAAAGCCAATTATCGCACCCCTTTGGTAATGTTATTTAtataatttagtttttttttatattattttactaTTCTAGTGAATTTTTATAATTGTTTATAAACTTTAAgtaaagtttgtttgtttgttactactatatATATAAATCAAAGTTGAGGGTCTTTTTTATGTTTAACTTAAAGATGATTAAAGTTTAAACATAAAAAATAGGGCACGAAAGTTGTGATTCTTCGTTCGGGTACTTGCCATTTATCCCgcatcattatatatatatatatatatgctggTCTTTTGTTTGTTAAATAATGTTTAGTTTTTTATATGTGTAAAAATGGGTCCTGTGAAGGTTATTTAGTTATATTtcgaattattattatttgacccggCCCGAATCTA
This genomic interval carries:
- the LOC110900954 gene encoding uncharacterized protein LOC110900954, which produces MDITLKDLEDQKISVTLWENYAITLSNYMNDKNRPAHVVILVHFGTVNIYQGKVGLTNMFEASRVFINSDIHEIKEFKDRYLEKELSKSSTSKQSCSQVISNTEDEFLNVEDFLLTGFIASIDVEKKVIIVGTVIAISNDKPWYYLSCNHCKKQIEEKCELVEKDDGSFDVLDDKSFECINPDCDVVDIVPVHRYKIPLRVQDSTGTVSCTLFDYESTKLLKKTSKELLDIYSKVDTSNEGSFQSLPSEFDVLLNKTFAFQIKISSFNISNKIENYGISMLSSDEDLLSAPEKKWKINESDVSESNVQCLSDSVGNVKSLSKESQSVMGDSVTPDPIDVNEQDPSKFENIKRNLEDVVGPSEMMR